Within the Fischerella sp. PCC 9605 genome, the region CCAGCCAAAAGGGATTGTGTAACACGCTTTTATAGTGAGAAAAGGTGTCAAAACTAGATTTACCGTGATAGCTACCGATACCGCTATCACCTACACCACCAAATGGTAGAGATGAAACACCGATCTGCATGACTGTTTCATTGATACATGCAGTTCCGGATGAAGTGGCTTGTAAAATTTGCTGTTGCAGGTTTTTGTTATTAGAAAATAAGTACAAAGCTAAGGGTTTTGGTTGAGAGTTGATTAGGGCGATCGCCTCTGATATATCTTTGTATTCAATCACAGGTAGAATGGGGCCAAAAATTTCATCCTGCATCACAGGATCTGCTAAGGAGATATTTCCAATTACTGTTGGAGCTATATAAAGTTCATCTCGGTTTGTTTCGCCACCAATGCAGGTTTCACCACTATTGAGAAGACTTGCTAACCTGTCAAAGTGTTTTTGATTAATAATTCTGCCATAATCAGGACTACTAGCAGGATTAGCTTCATAAAATTCTTGAATACACTTTTTAATTTCAGATAATAAACTTGCTTTGATTTTGTGATTAACTAATAAATAATCAGGAGCAAGACAAGTTTGTCCGGCATTGATGAACTTACCCCAAGTAATCCGTCTGGCGGTATGTTCAATATGAATGTCAGTATCTACAATACAAGGATTTTTGCCACCTAATTCTAGAGTGACAGGTGTGAGATGTTTGGCTGCTGCTTCCATAATAATTTTGCCGACAGCAGTACCTCCAGTGAAGAAGATGTGGTCAAATTTTTCTGCTAGTAGTTTTTGACTAGTTTCTACACCTCCTTCTACGACTGTTATATATTCTGGCTGGAAATATTTAGCGATAATGTTGGCAACGAGACTAGAGGTATGCGGGGCAAGTTCTGAAGGTTTGAGGATGGCACAGTTTCCAGCAGCGATCGCTCCGATTAATGGTGAAATAGTTAACTGAAATGGATAGTTCCAAGCACCAATAATTAAAACCACTCCTAGCGGTTCTGCATAAATTTGTGCTGAAGCAGGAAGTAATTGCCAAGGAACTTGTGCTTTTTTAGGTTTAGTCCAAACCTTAATATTTTTGAGACAATATTCAATTTCTTTGAATACCAATACAATTTCTGAAGAAAATGTTTCAAATTCCGGTTTATTTAAATCTGCTTTTAAAGCCTGATAAATTGCTGCTTCATTATCTTTGATGGCTTGTTGTAAAATTTTAAGCTGGTCAATACGAAAAGCAATATCTTTAGTTTTACCTGTGGATAAAAAATCTCTTTGTTTACGAATAATATCAGCGATTGATAATTCAGTATTCATATTTTTGCTATCAGAAAATAAATTTAATTTGCATGAATATGGCGGGCAAGATGCCCGCCCCACAAGAAGTTAATGCACTTGGATTATACAAAATTAGATGTATTTTAGCTTAATTCATAATTTATAAATTTACTGCTTGACGGGTAGGCATACAATAAAAACACTGCCTTTACCTACTTCTGAATTCACTTCGATTGTACCTTTGTGTGCTTCAACAATTCGACGAGAAAGATACAGTCCTAAGCCACTTCCAGAACGCTTGTGGCTACCTTGGCGAAATCGTTCAAACAAGGTTGCTTGTTCTTCAGGAGGAATACCAGGGCCTGTATCCGCTACCTTGATATTAATGTGGTCGTCGGCAGTGGTAGGCGCTATGAGGTGGATATCTACAGAACCTTTATCGGTAAATTTGATAGCATTACCGATCAGGTTTGTGAATAG harbors:
- a CDS encoding aldehyde dehydrogenase, whose protein sequence is MNTELSIADIIRKQRDFLSTGKTKDIAFRIDQLKILQQAIKDNEAAIYQALKADLNKPEFETFSSEIVLVFKEIEYCLKNIKVWTKPKKAQVPWQLLPASAQIYAEPLGVVLIIGAWNYPFQLTISPLIGAIAAGNCAILKPSELAPHTSSLVANIIAKYFQPEYITVVEGGVETSQKLLAEKFDHIFFTGGTAVGKIIMEAAAKHLTPVTLELGGKNPCIVDTDIHIEHTARRITWGKFINAGQTCLAPDYLLVNHKIKASLLSEIKKCIQEFYEANPASSPDYGRIINQKHFDRLASLLNSGETCIGGETNRDELYIAPTVIGNISLADPVMQDEIFGPILPVIEYKDISEAIALINSQPKPLALYLFSNNKNLQQQILQATSSGTACINETVMQIGVSSLPFGGVGDSGIGSYHGKSSFDTFSHYKSVLHNPFWLDLKWRYAPYTKSKLSFLKKIIG